One genomic window of Bradyrhizobium sp. B124 includes the following:
- a CDS encoding MerR family transcriptional regulator has translation MTQRTYSIGEAARLSGISVRKLRFYSDQGLLPPAGRTASGYRVFTDDELVRLDLIRCLRDAGLGLDSIREVLSKELSLVEALKLRLETLEAEIAAQRRVASALRAALRSPQLTEADLRRFLTMTQLSRTERRNVVERFFERVSDGINIDRTWIRQMIETSVPELPDEPTPEQCDAWIELSEMLNDPSLVANLRANAEDVWNHHVLDLAAWQAANETVLAKAKEIIARDLGPASEAGQVLARDWLATSARLLKREADLEFRNWIRGKYALHDARAARYWELVAIMRGQSPDASPNREWAWITEAMRHHLAD, from the coding sequence ATGACACAACGCACCTACAGCATCGGCGAGGCGGCGCGGCTCAGCGGAATTTCGGTCCGGAAGCTCCGCTTCTATTCGGACCAGGGGTTGCTGCCGCCGGCCGGCCGCACCGCGAGCGGCTATCGCGTCTTCACCGACGATGAACTGGTTCGCCTCGACCTGATCCGTTGCCTGCGCGATGCGGGGCTCGGGCTCGACTCCATTCGTGAGGTCCTGAGCAAGGAACTCTCGCTGGTCGAGGCGCTGAAGCTTCGCCTCGAGACGCTCGAAGCGGAGATCGCGGCACAGCGCCGCGTCGCCTCGGCCCTGCGGGCTGCGTTGCGTTCACCGCAACTCACCGAAGCAGATCTGAGGAGATTCCTGACCATGACGCAGCTGTCCCGCACTGAGCGCCGCAACGTCGTCGAACGCTTTTTCGAGAGAGTGTCCGACGGCATCAACATCGACCGGACGTGGATCCGGCAGATGATCGAGACCAGCGTACCCGAATTGCCCGACGAGCCGACGCCAGAGCAATGCGATGCGTGGATCGAGCTTTCGGAGATGCTCAATGATCCCTCCCTCGTCGCCAACCTCCGCGCCAACGCGGAGGATGTCTGGAATCACCACGTGCTGGATCTCGCTGCCTGGCAAGCGGCCAACGAAACCGTGCTGGCCAAGGCCAAGGAGATCATCGCGCGCGACCTCGGGCCGGCGTCGGAGGCGGGCCAGGTGCTGGCACGCGACTGGCTGGCGACGTCGGCGCGATTGCTGAAGCGAGAAGCCGACCTCGAATTCCGCAACTGGATTCGCGGCAAGTACGCGCTGCACGACGCCCGTGCGGCCCGCTACTGGGAACTCGTCGCCATCATGCGCGGGCAGTCGCCGGACGCAAGCCCGAACCGCGAGTGGGCTTGGATCACCGAAGCCATGCGGCATCATCTGGCCGACTGA